Proteins found in one Streptococcus mitis genomic segment:
- a CDS encoding CvpA family protein has product MISILLLLVLAWGFYIGYRRGLLLQVYYLISAMASAFVAGQFYKGLGEQFHLLVPYANPQEGQGTFFFPSDQLFQLDKVFYAGIGYLLVFGIVYSIGRLLGLLLHLIPSKKLGGKLFQVSAGILSMLVTLFVLQMTLTILATIPMAAIQNPLEKSIVAKHIIQSIPVTTSWLKQIWVTNLIG; this is encoded by the coding sequence ATGATTTCAATCCTTCTTCTATTGGTCTTGGCTTGGGGATTTTATATCGGCTATCGGAGAGGGCTGCTCTTACAGGTTTATTACCTGATTTCAGCCATGGCATCGGCTTTTGTGGCTGGCCAGTTTTATAAGGGACTGGGAGAGCAATTTCATTTGCTGGTCCCTTATGCAAATCCGCAGGAAGGTCAAGGGACTTTCTTTTTCCCATCGGATCAACTCTTTCAGTTGGATAAGGTTTTTTACGCAGGGATCGGCTACTTGCTTGTATTTGGGATTGTCTATAGTATCGGTCGTTTGCTTGGTCTCCTCTTACACTTGATTCCTAGTAAAAAACTGGGTGGCAAGTTGTTCCAAGTTTCAGCAGGTATCTTGTCCATGTTGGTGACCTTATTTGTCTTGCAAATGACCTTGACCATCTTGGCGACCATCCCTATGGCAGCTATACAAAATCCTCTTGAAAAGAGTATCGTCGCAAAACACATCATCCAGAGCATACCAGTGACAACCAGTTGGCTCAAACAAATCTGGGTGACAAATTTAATCGGATAA
- the zapA gene encoding cell division protein ZapA, giving the protein MANLNRFKFTFGKKSLTLTTEHDNLFMEEIAKVATEKYQAIKEQMPGADDETIALLLAVNCLSTQLSREIEFDDKEQELEELRHKLVTCKQEQSKIEDPL; this is encoded by the coding sequence ATGGCAAATCTAAATCGATTCAAATTTACATTCGGGAAAAAATCATTAACTTTGACAACCGAGCATGATAATCTTTTTATGGAGGAAATCGCCAAGGTTGCGACAGAAAAATACCAAGCAATTAAAGAACAAATGCCTGGTGCAGACGATGAAACAATCGCTCTTTTGTTGGCAGTCAACTGTTTATCAACTCAGCTCAGCCGTGAGATTGAATTTGACGATAAGGAGCAAGAATTAGAAGAACTCCGTCACAAGCTTGTGACTTGCAAGCAAGAACAGAGCAAGATTGAGGATCCCTTATGA